GAGAGGACTGATCGTCTGAAAAGCAAAACTAAGAAAAATGAGGTGGGGTCTTTTAGTAGTACCGGTCAATACTCTTTCCAGTGCTGAGTGCACCAAACTGCCCCTATTACATATAACAGGAGTCATGTCAAAACAAGCAGATATTAGCAAGACAAATTTGTACACAAAACTTGGTTCTCTTTCCCTAAGTCTCAGGTGGCGTCTTATTTTACTCAGGAAGTCAACTTATAGTGTGGCTGGAAGAGTACGTTTTTCTGAAACAACTAGCTGCAAAACCCACGCTCGGTTTTATTGGTATGTTATAAAATAGATACTATGTAGCACTCATAACACCTTCATAAAGGCTACGTAACCTATCCTTCAGAATCACTTTGAAAATGGACAGAACATGCATAtcattgtcatttttgtattttaatgaccTCTAGCAAGCAGACTAATGGCCTGATTCGGAAAACAATACGTTAACTGTACAATctttttcaaggtctgtttttATGAGTATAATACAttgatgaaaaaatgtaattaaaaactcTTGTAGTATTGATAAGTCTAAAGTTTGATGTTCTAGAAGCTGTTCTAGACTGCTGTTGAATTATTCAACTTTTAAAATAGTTCCCCGCAGACTGTTGTAATGTTTGCTGTGATGGTGTGAACCTCTTGCCAGGTCGTCATAATAAATAAGATTTTATTCTCTATTGACccatctggataaataaaggtcttcattgattgattgattgaaacaCACTTGGCCCACTTCATGAAATTGTAACATTGCATTGGCTAAGTCATCATCGTCACCAATATCAGCCTACTGGCATTGAAAAAGCAGTGCACTCAGTCTCAGAACATTCACCTACCAGATACAGTAGCCAAGGAGACAGGCAGAATGATGGAATCATGGTAGCGGCAGTTAGATACAAGTCAAGAAAGATCACAtaggaaaaaaagagaaaacaagtaACCTACATTAAGATCCACAAGACATTTCATGcatagggttttttttaatgaaacttgcGGACTGCCATATAAGGACTGAGGTCATTCCACTGTACAATGTGTGCTTTCCTTGATTTTGCAGGTTATTGTATCCCAAACCTCAAGAAAAGCTCAGCTCTACTTAAATGCAGGCAACTCTGTGTCTAAGACATGAATACTCTGTGCACAAAGCATGATGAATACTACTGTCAGACATTCAGATTTCATGCACAATCAGGAGCATACTGCCTATCCAAGACTGGCTCGTTTGAATGTGGTTTAGGAGCACGAATTGGCATTGCCCTTCTCCCCATTCCATTGACGTGATAACAGAGAGCAAAATTAACTTTCATAATTCTGAATGCCAAAAGACCAGAATGCCAGATCAGGCTTACAGTTCAGTGTATGCCACATGGTCAATAATGTATAACCTGCTTGTTGACAGATCCAGCAGCACTAAGGAAGCCCCAGCCAGACAGTAAAGCATTCTCAGTGCCTGTGTCTACAGCAGGCTCTCTCTTAGACTGGTAACCTTTGCAAAGGCAGTCATATAAACTTGTTTGTAGGCAAGTATACAACAGCACCTTGTATATAAAGGCCCAGTAATCTGTGGACTTTAGAACTGTCTCTCAGGCATCTAGTGATCAATGAGGAATATGTTCTTGCAGTGTGAGTTCTACAATGGATAGACCTCTTGGAGTGGAAAGGCTCAGAGGTGCTCATTGTATGTAGGGGGTGGTGGGGGGCAagtgagtgtcttaaccacagtgcaaaagagacGGGCCTGTTTGCATCTGAGATTTTAGcgtttttaacctcatctcactgaaaggggggggggggggtcactgatCATTACAGTTACAATAGTAGAAATGGTTGAAAAAATAGGATAAAGTACCCAAAAAGAGTAGCTTTTTAGTGGAGTTGGCAGAGTGGGTAACAGGGGGGACCTACATGAGGGCATCTGAAAATTTCAGGCACAACCAACAAGAGCTAAGGATTATCTACAAATTGGCaatttacaggagaaaaaaaaaaacagaaagaaaatctatccattataaataatattaaatattgtgAGTAGGATGTAGGACAGTGCCAATACGAATATGCACTCCCTCTGCATGGGACTGTAGGCCTATACATCCATGCCAGTGTTTCTGAACGGGACGTTACATGCCGGGTATAATTACAGGGAGATAATCAAACAGATCCACAGAATATGGTACCCTTATGTAGCAGCAGGGGAAATCTTGAGGTGAAAATATTTGCAATCTGAatgtaaacaattattttgtttagttttttctcagTATCATATAATTTCCAGCGATTAGACTGACACTTCAATACTTATACACTTCTAAGCTAAATTTTACATTTGGCAACTAACAATGTTTTGCACCACTGTTTCTAAGTTtcaacagagatcctgaacagaTTTCAAAAGGGCCTGATGGGAAGATGACCCAGACATGAAGCTCAAGTATATGCACAATCTAATCAGATTCAAACTACCTGTTCAAGGAATTTCCCAAATCCTCTATATATTCTGCATGTCAAGCAGTTTGGAGCTGGAATCTGATTGGGGGTTTTAAGCAGATTTAACTGCATCGGTTCAGAAGCTCTGATGCTTCCAAACCCAATAGATCTCGGATTCAaaacaatcatttaaaagaggAATGATTCCTTGTCCATGTAAACATAGAGAGAGGATTGTTCTCTCCTTTAGAGGTCAGGCTGAAATCTAAGACAGTAATCTAGCCGCTTGATGCTTTTGCAGAAACACTATGATCAAAATCATAAAATGGAAGTAATATTACATGAGATGGAACATTGAGAAACTCCACCTCCCTCCTAAACCAGTCACTCCTGTCAAAGTGTATCTTTCAAATCTGTTCTCGAGCACTGCTAGGAAAGCAAACTGTATCCGTACAGCACATAAGTAACATAGAAATATTGCATCAGAAGAAaaagttacttttgtttttatactgggtgcaccaagaaaagaaaaaaaaaagatttccctgTTTACAAAGCACTGAAAAGTAAAAATATCTAGCAGTCCGTCTATAATCATAGCAGAGCAAAACTAAAGAAACTGCATACTAGacaaatgttttaaagtaaaccCAATTTGCTAAAAACAGTGCTCCATTTAAATACCGTTTACATTTTCCAGCTATTCCATTACAGCTACCTTTTACTCCAGCTACTTCCATACTGTTGTTGCTGCAgtgaaatacaaacatatatatttacataaatagAATGACCAGTCGATTTGGAACAGAAGAAAGCAAACCCCTTCGTAGCAGAGAGGAAGCCTACATGGGAGGGAAGGACTTGAGCGGACAGAAGCGTTCCCAGGggagcaggtgctctggaagaCAAGACTGCTGTAGAAAACGGAGCACAGGGTCGGTAAAGACGGCGAGAGAAAGAGGTGGCATTGCTCATGCAGGGCCTCTAGTCGCTAGAGACGTGGTTCGCGTTCACAAGGGTGTGCCAGCGCTCAATCTTCTTATCCTTGTTCTTCAGACACTCATACCAGTGCTTCAGGTACTCCCCCTTGGCTGTGATGCCCAGCTGGCATCCTCCTacacagagaggcacagagatGATTACACTTAAAAATGTATCCTGTGTAGCTGCTTTATTAAGACCTGAATTTGACCTCGCCCTGGTTTGGGGCATGCTCCTGCTATACCCTGGGTTTATTGATTATTCTGGAATGCCGAGGCTAATTTGTTTTAGATAAAGTCCACCCAAAGTCAGTTTGTTGTGACCACAAAACAGCccagttttgttttatgatttagcCGGAACTGTGGTAGTAATTCTGTTTAAAtctgattaaaatataaaattacaatatgtgtCGACTAGGGACGATTCAAGCCAGGATCCCAGATGTGAAAGGAATGTACTCACCTATATAATCATTGGATTTGCCAATATCATAATCCCACACTGAGATATCGAGAGACTTCTTAGCCAGGTCACTGTGTTTGATGTCATAGAAAaactcctgcagcaaaacaaAGCGGTTTCATGGAAGACGTGAGGGTGCAGTGTGCTCTAACAGGTCAGATCAGCTTCTCATGTGGTAGCTACGCTTTACCGCGTGATTTCACGGTAGAAAGTTTGACCAACTGTGCAAGGAAAGAATTTACTACCTCATTGAACTCAGGATTCAAAGTCTTCTTCTTAATCTGGGTCTTGTTTTTAGCCTTCTTCCCCATGTCTGGCTTTAGCCAGCTGAAAGAAACAGGAGTGAAGTTCAGAAATCCCAGTGGCACAGTGTGCAGTCATTGTGTTTGACATGCCAGTGCTTAAATACGTGTGACACAGCCATCCCAGTTGTCCTGATTGCAGTTGCAATCTGAGAGACAAAAGCTGTGACTCAACTATCATGCTGTTATGCAACTCAGATAAATCTTTGCTACTACCCTTCTTATAACCAACTAATAAATAGCTAACCTCTCTAAGCATTTTACACTGTAAAGTTGGTCAAGTGAGAAGTCACTTGGATCAGCTCCTTGCATAACATTGCCTTTGcacaaaatgtaatttccaaccagttcctaataaagtggtacAATGTCATATACTCTATATAAGTGTCCATTACAGTGCATTTACCATGTTCTCAGCCTAAAGCATCATTACTTAGAGATGAGAATTACTGCTGATTGTTTTATTATGGCCTTTATAATAACAGAATAAAAAGTGAGCATACATTTTGACGAAGGGGTCCGAGTAGCCGTTGGCGTCCATGGCTGCCAGATGCACACAGCGGACGATGCCCACAATCAGCCTCCCCAGCTGGGTGCTGTACATGAGAGAGACCAGGATCCTTCCCCGCTCCTCCACCTCTCCACTGTGATCTGCCTGggagcacacagacacaccattACACCGTGCCCACAGCAGAATACAGCTCTAGGCACGCTattaaacagaagaaaacaaagcgAAGCAAGAAAAGACATCATTAGACCTTGTCTACACGCAGGCACAGAAACAATTACACTGGCCACGCTTTACAACAGGGGAGTCAGACAGACAGCCCAGCTGCCAGGTTAGGGCAGTTTTATCTGCCCTACAGCATTGATTCATTTATCATCTGGTATCATGGAAAATTAAATAAGTTATCATGAAATTCCTTCCCTTATGTGTACACCAGTGTTACTCAATTCTGGCCCTCAAGATTCATTCCAATCCTGTTCTGTattccaagcaggttctaaatGAGTTAGGTTCCTCTTAGCAGTTTCAATGAACTATTGTAGAACCTGCTTAGTTTCTTATAAGGCTGGACTTACCTCTTCCTCATAGAGAGCAATGCCACGTGAAGAGCCGACTGTTCCTCCACGTTTCATCTGGGGAAAGAAGAAGAGAGAGTCAGCCTCCAGAGCAGAAGACTGCTGAGACCCTCTCTATCAGTCCTACTCTCAATGGACCCATCCTGTAATCATCTAAACAGCACAGAATCTATATAGTGCCACGATTTAGGTACTTTGTGATCCAAGGTTGTGCAAACCAGCACGTTAAAATGCAATGTTACCACCATGAGAAAATATCACCTGGTTTAAAATTCGAATACAGGGCTACCACCACTTTTCTCTATAatgtctacaatccaatctgcaacagGTCAATAAACTGGGTTCAAACATCTTGGATATTGGGGTTCTTTTCTATAACCTCAGGTTTTACACCCTCCTCATTTGGATATGGCTCAGTGCTTCACTTCATCCTTCAAACGGGGTCTGACAGAGTTCCAATTCAATACGGTTTGGTTCTGTTCAGCTACATATGGAAACAAATGGGACTGATTTCAAATCTCTTTCAAATCAGTTCAGTTGACGGATGGAAACATAGCATAATAGTGCGTGGGAGTCTTCTTAGTGTGAGGTCAAATGGGGCCCTAAAACTCCTCCTAGTGACAGGACAGAGCCACAAAATGTCAAAAAGTGGGTACTTTTCAAGCAACTTTACTATTGCAAACCAGGCCATTAAAATAtagattaaaaatgaaaacagcctCACAGGGATGACTCTCTCCAGACAGATGTTGAAGTTCTTCTTCTGGTTCAACTTCAGCTTCTTCAGGGGCATCCTGGTCTCTCCAATAAACTCATTGTGTCCAAATTTATCCTCGTCACACACAGAGATTCTGAAGCCACAAAGCAAGCAGGCTTTTAACACCCTTTCATCAGCTTGTGGTGTGGAGTGAGAGGGATGAGGAGAAGAATAAGATAGAGGGAAATGGGGGGGAGCAGAAAGGCAGAGAAGTCGTCGAAGAGGACAGTCGAAGGGCTGAGGCCTGTGGTTAAAATCTCATCCCTCCCAAATCCATtgcagaatgtggctgggtcttaacTGATTACTTGATGGTCAATTAAGCCCAGACACATAATATCAAAGAGGAACCAGCTCCTTTGTTCCTGGCAGTAGTTAGTTTAGAGAAAGGACTGAGAGCACCAGGCTGTGCTTGCTGTTCTGCACCAAGATAGTCTTATCTAGGgtgtgtttatttgaatttttgttctgtttaattaatTGAAATCTCCTGTCCTCTGCTGTTCCTGCCACTTGCCTTGACCGCAATGCTACCCTACAACAAGAAGCAAGATAAATGCctgttttctggttttattttgttttaaatgaggcACCTTTTTTTAAGTCATGTGCTCAAGCGACTTTGTTTTATAAGCGTACACACCAGACAAAAATTAAGCTTGTCTTTTCTGTCCAAAGCCGTATACTTGGGCCCAGTAAGTGCCACTGCAGTTCAGCTTTCCTTACCTCAGTGTTTTTCTCTGCATGTCCTCGTCTGTGATCCCATGGTAAACCAGAGTCTCATTCCAGGTGGGATTGCGAGTGTTTCTCAGAGTCTTGGTGCGCAGCTTGTTTGACTGAAACACACAAGGCATGAGCCCTAAGGTTGCAATAGATACTGTCCAACTGCTGTAACACGTTCCACTATCCTCGTTAAAACATCAATTTTACGGTTCCCGTTATTGACAATAAAATCGTGTTTCAGAGAATAAACTAGAAGAAATGTCTAAGCTAAAATAAGATGTAGCCAGTAAGTAATTTAGGAAGGCCAGAATTTGTCCTGTATTGGAATTTGTCATGCCATCCACCCAGTACCACCCAAGTAACCCAGTCCCCAGTACAATGTTATTGATTTTAGACTGGGTTTACCTTACTGGCTCCGGGCAACAGGTGCAGTTTGACATAGGGGTCTGCCAGCCCATTGGAGTCCATGGGCTTTAATCCCTACAGAACACAGCACATACAAAGTCAGACATTGGCTTTTTATAGCATATTATTACTCTTATCTTGAACACAACTTTGTCTTTACCAGGCGATATCCAATGACAAGGCaggaatattttaaaagaataagaaATGTTTGGATAAATTAAGATAGTTAGACTTCGAGATGACACTGAAGTCCATCTAGGCTGTTTCTTACTAGATTtgtaacgtgtttttttttttttttttttttttttttttttaaaatcagtgaaTTGTGAATTGTGAAATGGTTGCCTGAGagcaaacagaagaaaaacaaacaaacaaagcctaTAGTTCACATCAGGAGATATTGCATATGGGAAAACTGGCAGACAGCTGGCTCACCTTGGCTTTTATGATGGTGCAGTACAATGAACTGCTCTCCTGTTCATACAGCAGGCTGAATTCCAGCGCACCCAGAGTTGCTGCAATTGAAAACGAAACAGATGTTACACACGGGAACGCCATCAGCCAGAAGAGTGCTTCCCAGCCTCCGAAGGATTTTCCACTGACCAAAATATCTGTATTTATAATGCAAGCTATACCAGTATCAGTAGACTCGATGTTGAGGGCTATTGCATTTTTGTGCATCTTGTCAATTGTAATTGGCAACACGTGGTTATGTATAGCAGGGCTAGCCACCTGGGGCTGCATCCGGCTCACCAAATAATTTTTCCTTGGCCAGCAACAGTTAACAGATTATTTATTCTGCTGCATTATATCAATGTTTTTTCCTCAAACATTTTTTTGCTCTTATATAGGGTCTGGAGAGCCTTTTTCAATGTGGAAGACAACGTCAGTTGCCGTTCACTGACATTTGTGCATAGGCCACAAGTAGTCCTCAGACTGTAGGCTTGTACCAATAAGACCCTTCCCTTTGCAGGTTTGAGTAAGTAATTTAGGACCTGGTAGGAATAAAGTAGTAGACCTTAAGGGCCAGCGTTGTGCACCACTGCACAAAAGAAACAATTCTTCACACAGGTGATTGCAGTactactgtaaatatacatacagtacggtatatattgtattaaacagtaagtagcttcaattttgtaatcattttgagTAGTTCAATGTTCTGCTGCTCCAATGTTCAGTTGAGAATTTTTTTCTAAATCCATCTGGCATTGAGCTTGTCTGGGAAGTCCTAATTGCTAGGAATAACAGCCCTCCTCATCCCATTGAATTCATGAGACAATGTCATTTTTCAGCTctatcagctggtttcacagaccctgttcagcactagtcttggactgcatgatctaaaataacattagttagtcTATGATTAGTGAACACATGGAACTAGaattgaaaagtcacattgtgaCATTGAGAAAATTGATAATAACTCAATAaagccactcagaatgattgtaaaTCAACATTTTCATCACGTGCACTGTCCTGTCCAAAGCCACTCACTGGTTTCGTCCGAGTCGTAGCTGTTGGCCTCTTCTTCATCCTCCtcagggggaggaggagggggctgGTGCCGGGCTGGGGGGGCTTGTGCTAGGGGGGCTGAGACAGGGGTGTAGGGGGCCGACTGCCTCCTCTCCTCCTTGACCGGGGCGGCAGCTCTCTCGTCCCGCTGTGGCGTGATCAAATAGCCACTGTCCATCTGTCCCGGAGCCATGGGCTGACCTCCTGGCAAGCCAGGTCAAACTGGAGTTAGTGACCAGAGCAGCTAAGAttcactgtctgtgtttgttacaTTAGTAGCTATGGGTTACACTACACTCAGCTgaaaaggagtgctaaccaaaaAAGACTCTAGGTCTTACTAGAGCTAGtaatattatcactggtcctcCTTCCTATGAAGATCTTTTGCTTGTATGCTATACTTTAATTTGGAATATGCTAATATAAGACACTGCTATAGATGAAATGTTGCTTCTGCTTCCTAGTGCATCACTTCATGTGTTGCAGTGAGGTATTTCACTGGATTATATCCAGTGCCCCCTGATGGTCATTATTTCCATCCAACAGTTTCAACACTATACACTATACCAATGTTACGACTGTCTCCGGTAACACATCTCAGAAACTTCTCATGCTGGCAGGAATAGCTATCCCCAGGGTGTAGACATACCTTGCTTCTGTTCAGCGTATCGAGAAGGCGGGTTCTGAGCTACTCTGCCACCTGCAGCACACAAACAGAATGTCAAGCTGGTATCCCACAGggaatgtacagtacagcacatggTCCCATAACATGCATACTGTACCATCAAACATAATtgaaagtttattattattgagttatACAAGTACAATAATATCAATTTTTAACAAAGGGATACAATGATTGGCTTTTTTGCAGTCATTGCTAAAGCTACGCCCCCAATCGCCAAAGAATGGTATGACCCTTCAGTGGGCAACTGAAAACAGACAGTGATTTATCAGATCCTTACCTGGCTGAGCCATTGCAGAGGGGGCTGCAGCTGGTCTGGAGGCCTGGACAGAGTTGGCTCGCTTTACAGCTAGAGGGCAGCATGGGTGGCAAAAggggggtgagaggagagaggtcaGAGCAGTGTTTTTATCGTTTGTGAGGGGTTCAGCCATGGTGTGGGATCTACTCCGTCTTCACCCTTCAGTCTTACCTGTCTGTAAAGCATTCTTACAGGGTAAAGAAAGACTGAGCTGTTAAAAGTCTTGCTTTTTTCATAAAGGTTAGATACAGTGGTAGTTACCATTCATACTGTTTCATTGGCAGGGTCCAGGCTGAAAGTCAGTGGCATTAATGCTGTAATCCTTGTGCATAACACAGAGGCACAGACTGCGTTCTCTCTAATCCAACACACTGAGCCAGTTGCACGCAGAAGTttattctcttttaaaatgaatcGCTCTCAGTTACTGTCTTGTCTGAGATGCCCTTCTGTTCATGAAAATTAGACCCAGTGCTGATAACCAAGGGTCTGGCCTCCTTGATAGTGCTCAAGTTCTTTGCTTGCAACAATAGATTTCAAAAGCATGAACTGCTGCATGTTGGTATAATGTAAAAGTTATTGTAACTTATCAAAgtcaatctttcttttttttgcaagataCAGAATCAGCATGTCTATACTCTAAGAAATAACCTGTTTCCTATCACCTATAAGCAattgattttataatgcatattctAAGGATTTAAGCTCAGTCTACCTCACCAATTCTGGTGACCAACTAGTGAGCAGTCAAAACAGCAGACCACCCTCAGGTACATGCTGACTGAGCTGCTGCTTGAAAGTTGAGCCCTAGTTTAAAATATCACCTGCTCAGGAATAGCTATCACAAAGTACATACAGTAATTCTGACACACTGTAATATAGAGTCATTCACAGCTATCACCTTAAATAAACGGGGGCTAGCCGGGATTTCCCATTTACTGAACACTATCTGCCTGGGATAGTTTGCCCTGCAACAGGGCGTTGCCGTCTGGGAAAGTACCATTAGAAAATGATGTGCAAATCCTTTATAACCAATGGGTAGCCACGTATATATCCACTTGAAAAGGGCTCATCGTGTCCATTCAGAATCATAATAAGATGTCAATtttgttaaatacataaaacatgatGAGGTAACCATTGGTGAGAaataggatattaaacacaaaatttaaattacaaaacaaaaatggtgcAAACATATTTCCATATTACAGTGACTTCTGTTAAAGGTAATTGTTCAAGTATTTGATATCTTGTGCATCAAAATCCTTTACAATCTGGTAGGGTTTCTAATGAGATGAGGTTTTGCTTTAGTTTGATAGTTACATAGAGGACAGTGACATACTGTGGTCACAGGTTGTAACAGTAGTTATTCTAATCTTGGAtcttgcacaaaacaaaaaatatgtatttcaatggcaaaagtaaaaacacaatttaaagaaactaatcaataaataaaaacaatggagCAGAAATCAACATGATTAAATGTAACTTTATTATATAGAAGATTCTGATGATGTTTAGTTTACAAAAGCAtatgaaattaataataaaacatttataaaaatgtcttGCACATTAACAGAAATCCCCAAATTCCAATAGACACATAAACATGTAATCTGGAATAAACCGAGTGCTtaaacagacaataataataataataataataataataacaataataataataataataataatgttcattgctctatatattttattctaaTGCTAGGAGGAGACACTAGATTGTCGTATTTTGTAGacttcacaaggtttttaatcgaAAAATGTTCAAAGTCATAATGAAGCCAAACAGCTTGAATTTCACTAAAAGCACATGATGGACTACTTGGAAAAAGCCTTAAATAATTTACTGGATAATAGACTGTCCTAATTGTTTTACTCTCTACCAAAACCCAAACTCCCAGAAGCATCTCCTCCAAGATCTGTCAGTCAGTAACCAAACCGTTGCTTTCCCTGTGACCTGCACTGTTCTTTTCAGTGTTGACTGCGGATCCATCATGATCTGAAGTGGAGCTTTGAATTACAAAGGTGTTGTTCACGATTTGAAAGGAATACCGTTAAATACATGCTTACTATAACGTAAGAATCTTCACATAGGAAAGTGATGGGAACAAATATTATGCAAGACTTGGTGACATTGTATCTACTGTAATAGTACAGTATTGGGGTTGTTGCTTGACATATCCAAGTACCGTTTTGTAAGGTAGTTTCTGTGTCAGCATCCTAAACACCATAACTCTAGCATCTCCTAAACCCtacactgataaaaaaaacaaaaaaaaaacaacagcttatACAGACAGGGAATCTAGTGCTCATCAGATGTTCTGCCCAGACAGGCAGTGTTGCCTGTGATAAGTTGTTTAAATCACACAGAGCTGATTTAGAGCAGGTCTAGTGGGGAGGAGATTGACGAGAAGTAAAGCCGTCATTCATTGTGCCTGACAGAGCTCAAACATAGTAGATCACTGGTGTCAGCATTGACTGGGCTTGTCTTAGATCTGACTCTCCTGTCTGCACTGACTGTGCTGCTCTCAGTGATTCACAAGGGCAATTCCATGCAATGGTGTTCCAGTGGCTGTTCAATAGCTCTGTATTAAAAGTAGGAGCATCTGCAATGAGATGAGGCTACCATTGGTCCCACAGTGGGGGCATTCCAGCTCAAGTAGATGAAATCCTGGGGGCTCCCTGTTAGTGGTTGATGCCTATTATGTGCTGCAGAAAATGTTTTGCATGCTTGCAGAAATAAAGCTGCATAAGTTATGCCCAACATGGTGACTGCAGGTAGTAAAAATGACCATTTTAGTTAACTGTATCCCAATTTTTCTCATTGTGAGGGTAGACCTAGAAGAGAAAGGTTTAGTATCATTTTAAATCAAGACTTTCTGACAAAATTGGATTGCAGTAGTTGATGAAAGTCATCATAAATGGTTGAGGAACCCAAtcttggtccacttgagctggagtGACCCAAAGGAAACATTTATGAACCAAGACACTGTGGTAATCATGTACCATGGTACCAAATCAGAACCACAGAGTGCTATTAGCTTGTCCTGTAAAGCCAACTGAATGCAGCTGTAgctgttatttgttatttatttatttatgtatttatcttcaGACAATGGACAGGTTGTACTGACACAGTTCTGGCATATAGACATTATCCAACCCTATTAACACTGAGCTGTAATGATAGCGTGACTAATTTAGTAAAGTCAAtgatcacactttctgtaattttacattttcatttttcttaattacattaattttaatattgccTTTGTTTTCAGCAGGCGGACTCATTTTTACTAAACCCAAGCTTCCAAAAGCATGAACGCCAAGTGAATTATCCAGC
The Polyodon spathula isolate WHYD16114869_AA chromosome 22, ASM1765450v1, whole genome shotgun sequence genome window above contains:
- the LOC121297386 gene encoding rabphilin-3A-like isoform X1; this translates as MTDTVFGNSSDRWVCPNDRQLTLRANEKEQIGTGWSVHSSQTERQRKNEELTDEEKAIINSVIARAEKMEAMEQERIGRLVDRLDYMKKNALGDGVSRCVLCGEQLGMLGAAAVVCEDCKKHACTKCGIQCSSRPGSIWLCKICSEQREVWKRSGAWFFKGLPKQVLPSPMPIGEEKEPKKAGSTEPPVQEQRASSYPRAQVRGPAEAPPQLTEQHPQGEPEERRAGGRRSVKSRDASHHETDRGGYSSEEDGAVGAYRGARKGMRPQRSEAGTESTGRGGYPPVARKPQELRSAPSGSEYGTGDPEGRDSYHNKAESEVNRSPVAVKRANSVQASRPAAAPSAMAQPGGRVAQNPPSRYAEQKQGGQPMAPGQMDSGYLITPQRDERAAAPVKEERRQSAPYTPVSAPLAQAPPARHQPPPPPPEEDEEEANSYDSDETTTLGALEFSLLYEQESSSLYCTIIKAKGLKPMDSNGLADPYVKLHLLPGASKSNKLRTKTLRNTRNPTWNETLVYHGITDEDMQRKTLRISVCDEDKFGHNEFIGETRMPLKKLKLNQKKNFNICLERVIPMKRGGTVGSSRGIALYEEEADHSGEVEERGRILVSLMYSTQLGRLIVGIVRCVHLAAMDANGYSDPFVKIWLKPDMGKKAKNKTQIKKKTLNPEFNEEFFYDIKHSDLAKKSLDISVWDYDIGKSNDYIGGCQLGITAKGEYLKHWYECLKNKDKKIERWHTLVNANHVSSD
- the LOC121297386 gene encoding rabphilin-3A-like isoform X2; amino-acid sequence: MTDTVFGNSSDRWVCPNDRQLTLRAKIGTGWSVHSSQTERQRKNEELTDEEKAIINSVIARAEKMEAMEQERIGRLVDRLDYMKKNALGDGVSRCVLCGEQLGMLGAAAVVCEDCKKHACTKCGIQCSSRPGSIWLCKICSEQREVWKRSGAWFFKGLPKQVLPSPMPIGEEKEPKKAGSTEPPVQEQRASSYPRAQVRGPAEAPPQLTEQHPQGEPEERRAGGRRSVKSRDASHHETDRGGYSSEEDGAVGAYRGARKGMRPQRSEAGTESTGRGGYPPVARKPQELRSAPSGSEYGTGDPEGRDSYHNKAESEVNRSPVAVKRANSVQASRPAAAPSAMAQPGGRVAQNPPSRYAEQKQGGQPMAPGQMDSGYLITPQRDERAAAPVKEERRQSAPYTPVSAPLAQAPPARHQPPPPPPEEDEEEANSYDSDETTTLGALEFSLLYEQESSSLYCTIIKAKGLKPMDSNGLADPYVKLHLLPGASKSNKLRTKTLRNTRNPTWNETLVYHGITDEDMQRKTLRISVCDEDKFGHNEFIGETRMPLKKLKLNQKKNFNICLERVIPMKRGGTVGSSRGIALYEEEADHSGEVEERGRILVSLMYSTQLGRLIVGIVRCVHLAAMDANGYSDPFVKIWLKPDMGKKAKNKTQIKKKTLNPEFNEEFFYDIKHSDLAKKSLDISVWDYDIGKSNDYIGGCQLGITAKGEYLKHWYECLKNKDKKIERWHTLVNANHVSSD
- the LOC121297386 gene encoding rabphilin-3A-like isoform X4; this translates as MTDTVFGNSSDRWVCPNDRQLTLRANEKEQIGTGWSVHSSQTERQRKNEELTDEEKAIINSVIARAEKMEAMEQERIGRLVDRLDYMKKNALGDGVSRCVLCGEQLGMLGAAAVVCEDCKKHACTKCGIQCSSRPGSIWLCKICSEQREVWKRSGAWFFKGLPKQVLPSPMPIGEEKEPKKAGSTEPPVQEQRASSYPRAQVRGPAEAPPQLTEQHPQGTESTGRGGYPPVARKPQELRSAPSGSEYGTGDPEGRDSYHNKAESEVNRSPVAVKRANSVQASRPAAAPSAMAQPGGRVAQNPPSRYAEQKQGGQPMAPGQMDSGYLITPQRDERAAAPVKEERRQSAPYTPVSAPLAQAPPARHQPPPPPPEEDEEEANSYDSDETTTLGALEFSLLYEQESSSLYCTIIKAKGLKPMDSNGLADPYVKLHLLPGASKSNKLRTKTLRNTRNPTWNETLVYHGITDEDMQRKTLRISVCDEDKFGHNEFIGETRMPLKKLKLNQKKNFNICLERVIPMKRGGTVGSSRGIALYEEEADHSGEVEERGRILVSLMYSTQLGRLIVGIVRCVHLAAMDANGYSDPFVKIWLKPDMGKKAKNKTQIKKKTLNPEFNEEFFYDIKHSDLAKKSLDISVWDYDIGKSNDYIGGCQLGITAKGEYLKHWYECLKNKDKKIERWHTLVNANHVSSD